DNA from Eucalyptus grandis isolate ANBG69807.140 chromosome 5, ASM1654582v1, whole genome shotgun sequence:
AGAAGTTCAactcaatttaattatattgaaatcAATAAGAATCGCGTGATCTAGACATTTCTATTTAATCTCGAAAAGAagttgtcctctctctctctgcttgcATCGCAATATAATATTCAAGCGTTTTTTTATGACCTGGTACCCTCTTACCTAAGTACAATATTCAAAAGTTTTAGTTGTCATCACATTGCCACCATCCAAAGGGCACATCCACGCTCATcttcattttgttcttatttGAAGGTGGCAGTCGCGATTAGGAATTGTGATGGGGGCCACAAGGGGTTTGAAAAGGGGACATCGGGAGATGTAGATTATTGTCGTGTGGACAAAAGCCAGTTGTTGGAAATAAACGTTTAATTAGTGCATTTGATTAAGGTTCTGGGTCATCGTGCGAGACTAAGTGCAACGGAGTCAATTTCATGATTCTGTTCTACGTCGCTTTCCATGTGAATGGATTGATGACAAAGCGATgccctcttttcttctctttcacttGCCATCACGCTTTGGTCCTTAGCTAATCCGCCGATAATGATGGCGATAACGACGTTTTGCGGCCACTTACAGTCCAGCATGGCCAGCTTCGGACATTACCCAATCCCGATCATTATGCGTTTGACATATACGGCGAGGCAGAAATTGCATCGAAGGAGACGCGTGCGATGACGACAGCGACCTCTGGCGACCATTTACGTGGTAAGAACGTGAAGCTCAAAGCGCTATTGAATTTGATCACCCGTGGGTTGACGTCTTGCGGTCGACGTGTTGCGGTCGATCACACGGCAAGAACGGCGAGCCTTGAACGTTACCAACTTCGATCATCGTGAGTTTGATAGGTGGAGCAATTAGAGAACACTAAGCAACAGCTACATCAAATGATGTATGATGGTGATAATGACCTTTCGCAGCCATTTATATCGtaagaacaacagactttgaacatttttaaattgaccaaatgtgTGTTGATGTTTTCGAGGGATCAATAGAGAAAAAATAgagattttctcctttttcttttttcttttaagattaaTGTGAAAACGTCCTTGAGTTACGGTCGGCCAACGCTATCCGGGTAATgcaagactttttttttctttgaaatttcctTTCGCGTAGTACAATAGGAAATTAATTGAGATGTCAACCAAATTGAACGTTGACTTGACCAGTCAAACCGCCCCCTTGGCCTCGAAATGAGAgttgaaaagaataagaaacgTTAAATGCACCAtgcacgatttttttttttgtaatagtAGTAGACTCGCTCTAGAAGAAATTAGATCGATGATCATGTGCTTATAATTATCCTTTTTGACCAATCTTTACAATATACTTTTTTGTCTACTAGCTAATTGTATAAGCATGAGTGTCTTGATCATATTTTTCCAACTTCCAAATTGCTGGAATAAATAAAGATTGAAAGGTGATGGTGCATCTTATTCCAAATCCCAATTGCAAttaacattaaataaaaaatctgtaataattataataattatcttATCTTGGTCTCCACACCGTTTGCTAAGCACTAATTCATGGATCTTGATGCTATTTTTGAGAACGACCCCTTTGTCgccaagaagagaaaaatgtagATTATTAACAGTAGACAAAACTTAAGAAAAATGGAGTAATTGACAATTCCAAGTGATGGGTGAAACCACCATctgaataatttaaatatttttttaaataattggatGATCatggaaataaattaaaaattggtACTTGAAATCACATCGACAATAGCACCATGGTGTGATGCAATCGATGGGGGTTGTTTAAGGGGAAAGGCCAACCAGGAGCTAAATATCTAGTGcgataaaatttcattttctttttttcccattttctattattatttttttgggcctTTCCTAAGCCACTTTTGTGGTTTCGTTTTCCGATGtgcttttttaatttgtaaGAATTTGCACGGCCTAATTTCTTCCATTGTCACGATGTGTCTTGTTATGTATGCCGTTTCGAGAGAAAATCAAATGAGAGCCTAGAAGGGATTATACATATCGACCATTCCTTGATAAAATATTCAACTTTTGCCGTCAACCTTCTTATGATATCGTCAACTTCTATGGTTCTAAGTCACACAACGTCTTGTGATAACTATCATAAACAATTCTTTAGTCTTTATTGAAAGATATACTCGTGAGATATGATAAAGTGTCACTTCAATTGATGTAACCATCTCTTATGTTATAAAGAAAGGTTTCTAatagatttttttggaaaaaaattagagaacagAGAAGTCAAAGGTGGTAATTAACTTGCTAGGGTTTGCTAGAAAAAAATGACTCGACTTTGCTCGgagcatttcttttcttctgatgACACGAGGTATATGACCTTTTCAAATCACCCACTTCCTACGCATGCAAGCATGCAACCCAATTGGCATGCATCGATCGAGTGTAATAAGGCTCCCACTCACAAGAGTATGGAGGCGTAACTCCCAAAATTACTCTCGGGTGGGAGTTGGGGGTGGCTTTGATTTGAAAGTGGAATTTGTTATTTCAACACCTGACAATTACCTACTTGGTCAAATCCTTGCAGATAAAACGTGCTATCGGATCATTTAAAAGAAACTAATACTCGGTCAAATTCTTGCAAATAAAGCAAGCTATCGAATCATTGAAAAGAAACCAATAACAGACCAAGTCCTTATTGCTTGAAGGAGATGATTTTAACTCGACGTGCTTCAATAATGTAAGAAGATACGAAGTTGCTTGCCTCGGTATGATCTCATGACATATGAAGCTAAGCGAAAGCTACATAATCACCATGCCTCATAAGCAATctgaaacaaccaaaaaaagaagaagatctaaACTCTAATAAGAATCGATCGCATTAGCCCGACAAGGTCAGCATAATCCTTTAAAATAGGTCAAAGCAAGAATCATCCGCCATTGATGTTGCGGTGCCCCAAAAGCCGTACTcattccaattttctttcttcgaGAACCCAGCAAtaagaaaagatttaaaaaggaaagaacgaTAGGACCACACTAAAGTCTCCTTTCTTGATCTTTCCCCCTCTAGTCTTTTCAAAAGGGTATCCAATTAAACTAATGAAAGCATCAAAAGAATGTGCCTTGAATTAGTATACGATGGGTGTCGTGCATGTACTTTTCATGTAAGTGTGTTGTCTTTTGCTTGCTTTGCGCGATGAAAGATGGCTGTTTGTTGTGTGTGACCATAGCTGTTTTGCTTTTATACGTAAATATTACCTTAAACCACTTCAATCAATCAATGCTatgcttttctctttccttttctttttatagattAAGATGGATCTAGCAAAGTTAGCCGCCCTCCACGTCTCTTTCGCTTTGATCATTTCTCGAAAATACACCCACttttgtataaattaaaaggtGGCGAATGAATGAGAAATTTAAAACAAGCCACCCCACCCACccaaaaaaatgtcttttcGTGGGGCCTTCTAAGTTCCCTCATCGACTAGCCAACATGCCACCCGCCAGAATGCATTGAATAGATGAACTTCGGGGCTTATCTTGGGAGACTTTGATTGATTTAAGAAAACATGTGTTCGGATAATTGAAAAacatttattaagaaaaaaattaaactgtACATATAAAcaataaatttcataaattgtaGTTTCGGCGATGATCTTGACTCATCCAAATGATGACATGATGAGATTTGAATTATTGCACAAACcccatattttaaaaaagattacGCTTCAACGTAAATTATAAGATAATCTCTTATACATAcgattatatatatttttcaaatagtcTCCAACCCACTGATatttaaaagtataattgaaaatttattgaaGATTTCATACTCATCAAAGCATGTCTCTTAccttatgttccaaatcaaaatgcatggactgttttaaaaactttaatCAATTTTGTCGGTGAAATGAATTCACGAAATAAGAGCGAATCTTCTTCGCGgcccccatttttattttttttcaaatgacgTCTGGTAGCTAAGCATTACATGTGCGTCCCACGCGTTTATATGAGCGAGGACGTACTTGACAAGTACATAAATAATATccattaccttttttttttttataagtggGTTATCTGCCCAAcgaaagtaataaaaaaacaaaataaaattgattggttTTTGCCCAAAGTGCTGAAGTGGATGACATGATTGATTCCCATTGACAAatcacttttgttttctttttgttggggGAAAAAGAGGGGAAGCTATGAAAAAAGTTAGGTGGAATATAGAGGAAAAGGTGTCTTGTCTCGTTCTAGGACAGGGCGGTACACACGGTTTGAGGACTTTGTCCTAAATCTAAGAAGATTTGCACTTTGTCCTAAAACAATAATGGCACCCAATAATTTCAGCCCACGTGGCGCCCCAGCACTCTCTAAAAACAAAGCATGAAAATGACCCCCACCCCCACCAACATCAAACACTTCCAATTTGTGTTGACAACCCCTCCCTGTTTTTGGTCCATGTCATGATTGATGTCAGATAAAAATTTGGGTCCATTCCAACTTTTCAAGCATGACCAAGATCTTAGTATCAATACCCATTTCTTTGCCCATGTAATGCTTGAATCTCTCTTATTTGGCCCATCACAAGGGGCGATGGGTGGCCAGAGACTGATATTCGATAATCAAGACGGTGCAGACGCTAAAAATCTAGCTTGAAAGGTAAGTATGATTCTTTATTACGGAGGTAACATACTTAGAAACTTCACATAAAATTCCACAACAAAAGTTATACCAAGCAACAAGTCTTGGTATATATCCAACCATCTCCCTGACAATTCAATAGATTCCATGCCTTCTTCGATCACACTTGGGCATGTGGTGGCACGACGACCGTGTCTATCCCATGAAAATTAGTAGTACCTGCACCACCCTAGATGGAAAAATCCCTCTCATTAGGTGTTAAAAATAGGTGGGAGGTGACATGTACATAAGTATGTAAGGATTTCTAAAATGTGGACCCAAGTGACGTCTGTCACCCGCTTTAATGAATTTGAATAGGATTAACGTGGCATCACTTGAGCATCTAATATTTTCTGTTTGTGGTTTTTTCTTCGGTCGAGCTCGACACGATATTGCTCCCCTTCCTTTGTTGCTTTCTAAGATGGGGCCcgaatttagagagagagagagagaagtcatGGGTGGTGGATGGCGCCATAGCCACTATGTACAAAAAGCATATCCATTTTCCTGAGGAATTTTGAGGATTCCCTTTCGTCGGGAAGCTgctccgagagagagagagcgatgtCACTGTCGATGGAGATTCGGGTCTGGTCCCACAGCGGCGGGGACAGCGACGAAgagccccgccgccgccggagcaGCCACCCCGGGCGGCCGCGatggggcggcggcggcggcggcgcaggGCGGGCGAGGAGACGGGGTGCTGCTGCTGTGCTGGCGCATGTGCCTTGTGCTCGGCGTACGGTACAGGCCCGGCCCAGGACTGCCCGGCGTGCGGGCTCGGCCGCGGATCAGTCTCGGTCGCAACGGTCGGAAACGCTCCGAATAAAAGCCACACCCCCGGAGCGAAGCTGATTTCCcacctctttctcttcttcttcaagctcttcCTCTGAAAatcactctctctttctgtgattctctctctctctctctaagcgAAATCTGAGGAATTGAAACGATTTTCATGGCGGTCGAAGCATGGTGCGCCGACCCTTTTCCCGCTGGGATAATTCCGACCAGGTACTCGTCGCTCTTCATTCGTGGGTTtctgtttgattttgaattgtcGGGGGCTATTATTGGgttattcctctctctctctccctctgcttTTCGTTCAAGCTAATTCCCAATTGGTCCGACTCTTCTGCGGCTGCTTTTCAGGGTTTTCATCCCGAGGACGAAGAACCCTCGCCCGGCCCGTCTCCGCGCCAGCCGAGCGGAGGATTTCATCCCTCTGCCGTCGTCGGAGACGCCCGACCCGATCCTGCGGCCGTCGCGCCGCACCCTGAAACTTCGCATCGTCCCCGAGTTTGGCACGGCGAAATCGTCCGTGAAATCCGACAGCGGATCGAACAGTGACTACAACGCCGCCGTCTCTGTCCCCAGAAGCCACCACAAGCGGTCCAGAGACGACGCGATCGGCGACGACCAATTGAACGGCGGTCGCTTCCCGGCGAATCGGAATCCTCGCAAGATGAGCAGGGCGTCGCCGGTTCTGGGGCACAAGGCCGGGTTCGAGATACACCAATCGGAGATCGACCGTTTGATTTCACAACACGTAATTACCCTCTTTtcattctttcccttttttcaattatttatttttcatggatCGATTAGGGTTCTTACACTTGTTCTGGGAtttcaagaaacaaaacccAGAAAACATTAACAATGTTGATTCTGTTTCCtgcaaaaaaatattcaaattttcacGAATTGGgtcaagaaattatttattattgaaaaggacaaaggaaattaaaattttcctgaCAACTTTCCTGTTCTGCACGTGTTTACAGACACAGCAGTTGGCGAGAAAACTGAAGGAGAAAGACGAAGAAATCCAGAGAATCGGGAAACTGAACGGTCTGCTCCAAGAGAAATCGAAGATCCTGGCGACGGAGAGCTACATGTGGCGGCGCCTCGCCGAGGACAACGAGTTCGAAGCCGACTACCTCCGTTCCTACCTCCAGCGCGTCCTCTCCCGCGGCGGCGCCGGCGGGGTCGACGACGCGGAGTCCCACTGCGGGAGCAACGATACCGGGACGGCGGGAGCGGAATGCGGcgacgcggcggcggcggcggcggcggtgcaGGGAGAGGGAGTCGGGGGCGGTGCTGCTGCCGCGCGGCGCCTGTGCCTGAGCGCCGCGGCGTGCGGGCCCGGCCGCCGCCGTGACTGCCCCGCGTGCGGCGAGGCTGTGCCGGCGAGCTTGCAACTGAAtctgtcgtcgtcgtcgtcgtaaCGGTCGGAAGCGCCCTGGGCGGGAAGTGTAAAAAGGAGGGAAAGTAGGGgcgaaagggggaaaaaggaaagaaatagtcctctttttttcattttttgttttttttcataTAGGGAGATTCTTTGATATCTTTTCTGTTGGAGAATGATACGGGGAAAACCATCGAGAGGGATggtttttttcaattttgtgtaAATACGATACATaataaatgttctttttttctttaatcacaGTGTTCctatatttttgtcttttgtaaacctttattttttttttcggtcagaTACATGATGCAGAAATTGTTGCATTTTTAATCCCCTTTTAATCATGCTTGAATATTGAATGTTATACAAAACCTCCGTCCACATCGATGTATAATATCAAATCTCTTCATTTTTCGGGTCATgtcaaaacttagaggaaaataATCTTCTTCGTTCTattattcttcaattttttgattAGCTAGGTCATCATCGTGAAATTATAAGGAGTAGTCACTTGAGTTTACAAATAAAATATCTGACAATGGTGATTTTACAATAAgttatgacctttttttttatcattatctccataattttctaaatgGGATATTCAATTGTTATTAGTTCATAGAAACGGCCAACGGCCACGTATTCCATCAAGATACTAAGAATATAAAGTTCTCTTGccatcactttttctttttcaaggataaagcatataaaaggaaaaataaagggaaaatttcaaattaaagcTTGAAGTGaccatatcaattttttttttttaaaagcctAACCTCCCAAACCAAACGAtatttttgccttttatttttagaattttttttgtttatttctttttatttgcatttttgttttttttcttcttctatttttttttgtcccttttgTCCCCCTCcttccgccggccatggcggccGTCACTAGACTTCaggcaagggcaacccttgtTGGCGTTGGACAAGGGTCGCCTTTGCTTGGGCTGGCGAGGGCGGGTTGCCCTCTTGGACGTTGGCAAGTGAGGGCATCCTTTCCCCCTTGGTGAATCTAGCAAGGGCTATCCTCATCAAATGCAGGCAAGCGACCTCCACCAGCCATCACCATCGATGGCCtagggaggaaagagaaaaaaaaaaaaaggagaaaaagaaaaggaaaagtcaaaacaagagaatttaaaaaaaaaaacatatggttactttttttttttaccaaaatatccTTTCTCCGATGGTCGAAATAATCACTATCGTCAACCaaaggctcttatttgaaaatgatttgatcactttagaattttat
Protein-coding regions in this window:
- the LOC104444606 gene encoding E3 ubiquitin-protein ligase BOI-like, whose product is MAVEAWCADPFPAGIIPTRVFIPRTKNPRPARLRASRAEDFIPLPSSETPDPILRPSRRTLKLRIVPEFGTAKSSVKSDSGSNSDYNAAVSVPRSHHKRSRDDAIGDDQLNGGRFPANRNPRKMSRASPVLGHKAGFEIHQSEIDRLISQHTQQLARKLKEKDEEIQRIGKLNGLLQEKSKILATESYMWRRLAEDNEFEADYLRSYLQRVLSRGGAGGVDDAESHCGSNDTGTAGAECGDAAAAAAAVQGEGVGGGAAAARRLCLSAAACGPGRRRDCPACGEAVPASLQLNLSSSSS